The window TTTGTATCATTACTCAACTCCTGTTGCCAATACAGATTTTAAACGAAAAGCCTTTCTTTTTGAAAGTGGGCGGCATTCTACAGCAACTATAGTATCGCCTACCTTAGCCTCGTTTTTCTCATCGTGTATGAGGTATTTTTTAAAGCGTTTAACGATTTTTCTATATCTTGGATGAACCACTTTTCTTTCAACCAAGACACTTGCGGTTTTATCACCACTGATTTGGACAATAACGCCTTGAATTTCTCTTTTAAATGCCATAATCTTATCCTTTTAAAGCGTTGATTGCAGTGCTTATTCTAGCAATGTCTTTTCTGATCTGTCCTACGAGCTTAGGATTAGTAAGCTGCATAGTTCTAAGCCTTTGTTTTTCAGTAAACAAAAGCAACTTTTGCTCTTTAAGCATGGTGTTTAGTTCTTCTTTAGTTTTATCTTTAAGCTCAATATATTTCATTTTGGCTCTCTCTTGTAACAAATTTAGTTTTAAAAGGAAGTTTATGCATAGCAAGAGTTAAAGCTTGTCTTGCCATAGCCTCATCAACTCCAGCCATTTCATATATGATTCTACCCGGTTTGATATTCATTACCCATTCTTCAACCCCAGCTTTACCCTTACCCATACGAGTTTGTAAAGGTTTTTTAGTAAGCGGTTTGTCTGGAAAAACGCGTATCCAAGTTTTGCCTT is drawn from Campylobacter sp. MIT 12-8780 and contains these coding sequences:
- the rpsQ gene encoding 30S ribosomal protein S17, whose protein sequence is MAFKREIQGVIVQISGDKTASVLVERKVVHPRYRKIVKRFKKYLIHDEKNEAKVGDTIVAVECRPLSKRKAFRLKSVLATGVE
- the rpmC gene encoding 50S ribosomal protein L29, producing MKYIELKDKTKEELNTMLKEQKLLLFTEKQRLRTMQLTNPKLVGQIRKDIARISTAINALKG
- the rplP gene encoding 50S ribosomal protein L16, with the protein product MLLPKRTKYKKQMKGRNRGYASRGTELTFGDFALKAVEAGRINSRQIEAARIALTRFVKRQGKTWIRVFPDKPLTKKPLQTRMGKGKAGVEEWVMNIKPGRIIYEMAGVDEAMARQALTLAMHKLPFKTKFVTRESQNEIY